In Sulfitobacter sp. LCG007, the sequence TGGACCAGCTGCGACCGTTGAAGGCCGGGGAGGGCCGGGGAGGGCTGGTATCAGTAGCCACGCCCCATGTTCACCTGATGCAGAAGGGGTTCGCCCGCCTCGCTGCGGCGGATGTTTTCGGTGACGACCCGGGCGGCGGTGGCGGGCCGGGTATGCGCTGCGATATGCGGAGTGACGGTGACCCGGGGATGGTCCCAGTAGGGATGGTCGCCGGGCAGCGGCTCGGTCCGGAAGACATCCAGAGTGGCGCCCGCGATATGGCCCGCATCGAGGGCGGAAAGCAGGGCGTCGTCGTCGATGAGGGGCCCGCGCCCGGGGTTGATCAGGAAGGCGCCTTTCGGCATCAGCGCAAGCGTACGGGCGTCGATGATGTTCTCCGTGGCCGGAGTGTCGGGCAGCAGGGTGACGAAGATCTGGCCGCCTCGCAGGGCCGTTTCGAAGCCCGCGTCGCCATGATGGCAGCGGATGCCCTCGATCTCCTTGGGGCTGCGGCTCCAGCCGCTTACGTCGAAGCCGAGGCCTGCGAGCATGCGCGCGGCGGCGGTGCCGAGTTCTCCGAGGCCCAGGATGCAGACCGGGCGTTCGGCGGCGAGCGGCGGAACGCGTGGTTTCCATACATGATCGGGGTTCACGATGTCGGCGTCCATCCCGACATGATAGCGCATGACATGCGCGCTCACCCACTCGCTCATATGCGCCGTCATCGCCGGGTCTACCATGCGCGTGAAGGGAATTTTCAGCGTGGGGTTGGTCACGGTCCTTTCGACGCCAGCCCAGAGATTCAGCACTGCCCTGGCGCGCGTGTAGGGGGTGAAATCCTGCAGATCGGATCCGGGGGAATAGACGATGTAATCCACCGTCTCCGGGGTCATGTCCATTTCGATCCGCCCGTCGAGCCCCGCTTCGGCAAGGCCGGCGGCAAGGGGGTCGCGGTAGTCGGACCAGAGTTTTTCTCCGGCGGCGAAGAGGATGTTGATCGGCAAGGGAGGGTCTTTCTATCGGGGGCGGTGGACGTGCGCGCTTTGCATCAGGCCGAAGGCGAGCATGAGGACGAGCATCGCGGATCCGCCATAGCTGACCATGGGCAGGGGAACACCCACCACAGGCGCGAGGCCCATGACCATGGACATGTTGACGGCGAAGAACAGGAAAAAGTTGAGCGCGATGCCGAGGGTCAGCAGGGACGAATAGCGGCTCTTGTTCATGAGTGCCGACCAGACGCAGAAGAGAATGATGAGCGCGTAGAGCGAGAGCAGGGAGGCGCCGCCGACAAAGCCGAACTCTTCGGCGAGAGTGGTGAAGATGAAGTCGGTATGCTTCTCGGGCAGGAAGTTGAGCCGCGACTGGGTCCCTTGCATGAAGCCCCTGCCGGTCCAGCCGCCCGAGCCAAGGGCGATCTTTGACTGGGTGATGTGATACCCCGCGCCGAGCGGATCCGAAGAAGGATCCAGAAATGTGTCGATGCGCTTGAACTGGTAGTCCTTGATGAGCTGCCAGGGCGTTCCGCGGGACTGGATCACTGTCCCGATGAGCCCCACGCCGGCGGCGACGACGGCAGCGAAATAGGCCCAGTGGACTCCGGCGAGAAACATCAGACCGCCGCCAGCGGTCAGCAGGAGGATGGCTGTCCCGAGGTCGGGCTGTTTCAGCACGAGAGCGACCGGCACGAGGATGATCAGAAGCGGCAGCAGGACGAAGACCGGATGCGAGGTGCGCCGGGCGGGAAGCCAGTCGTAATAGGCGGCGAGAAACATCACCAGGGTGATCTTCATCAATTCGGATGGCTGCAGGCGCATGAAACCCAGGTCGATCCAGCGCTGCGCGCCCATCCCCACCGTGCCGAAAAGCTCGACCGCGATCAGCAGCAGGAGCGTCACGAGATAGGCGGCGCCCGAGAGGCTGCGCCAGAACCAGATCGGAACCATCGCGACCCCCAGCATCAGCAGGAAGCCGACGATGAAACGTTTCATCTGCGGCTCTGCCCAGGGCTGGAAGGACCCTCCCGCGACCGAATAGAGCATCAGGATGCCGATACCGGCCACCGAAGCGAGCAGGATCGCGACCGGCCAGTTCAGATAGAAGATCTTGCGGTATCCCGTGGGGACGGATTTTACCGCATATTCCAGATAGCTCATGCCTGGTCCTTCTGCGGCACGTCGCCCGCGGGACGCAGGTTCTTCAGCTTCTCCTGAAGTTCCTCGGCCGCGGCGCGTTCGCTGGCGGGATAGGCCTCGAGCGGGGGTGGACCGTTGAAGAGCGCCTGAAGCGTAACGTCCCGTGCAATCGGCGCGGCGACGGCGGATCCGCCGCCACCGTGCTCGACCACGACGCAGACCGCGTATTTGGGTTTTTCGTAAGGGGCGAAATCGACAAACAGCGCATGGTCCCGGCGTTCCCATGGCAACTGGTTGTTGTTGATCACACCCGCCCTGCGTTCGGCGGCGGTGATGTTGCGGACCTGACTGGTGCCGGTCTTGCCCGCCATCCGCATCGTCTCGTCGATGATCCGCGAGCGATAGGCGGTCCCGCGCCGGTCGTTGACGACGGCGAACATGGCCCGGCGTATGCGTTCAAGATTGTTCTGGTTCAGCGCAAGCGGTTCGCCGGCCCCGGTCGGCTGTTCGATGCCGTCGATGGACTTGATCAGACGCGGCTGGACATTGCGCCCGGTGGCGATGCGCGCCGTCATGATCGCCAGCTGAAGCGGCGACGCCAGCACGAAGCCCTGGCCGATCGAGACGTTCACCGAGTCGCCGACCCGCCATTCATCGCCGTAGTTCGAGAGTTTCCATTCCTTCGTGGGCGCGATGCCCTGGGCCACGGCCGACATGGGAACATCGTGGCGGACGCCGATTCCCAGTGTCTCTGCCATTTCGGAGATCTTGTCGATTCCGACCTTCACGGCCAGATCGTAATAGTAGACGTCGCAGGACTGCTTGAGCGAGTTGAGCAGGTCCACCGATCCGTGCCCGCCCCGCTTCCAGCAGTGAAAGCGCCGGCCCGACACGGTCAGGTGCCCGGGGCAGTATGCGGTGTCGTCCGGGCCGATGATCCCCGCCTCGAGCCCGGCCATCGCCGTCACCATCTTGAAGGTCGAGCCCGGCGGGTAGACACCCTGCACGGTCTTGCTGGCGAGCGGACGGTACTTGTTCTCCGTCAGGGCCGAATAGTCCTTGCGCGAGATGCCGCGCACGAAGAGGTTCGGATCGAAGCCGGGCGCCGACGCGCAGGCCACGATGTCGCCGGTTTCGCAGTCGATCACGACCGTTGCCGCGCTTTCGCCAGCGAGACGCGCCTGCACATAGGTCTGCAGTTCGGCGTCGATGGTGAGCTGAAGGTCCGAGCCGGGGATGCCTTCCCGCCGGTCAAGCTCGCGCATCTCGCGCCCGGTGGCGTTCACCTCGACCCGCTTTGCGCCCGCCTTGCCGCGCAGGCTGTCCTCGAGCTTGGCCTCGACCCCCACCTTGCCGATCTGGAAACGCGGGATGCGCAGGACCTGGTCGGGTTCCTCCATCTTCTCGAGATCGTAGTCCGATACCGGTCCGACATAGCCCAGCACATGAGCCAGATCGCTGCCGCGCGGATAGAACCGGCTGAGGCCCACCTCCGGTGTGACTCCGGGCAGCGCGGGGGCATTGACCGACACCCTGCTGATATCCTCCCAGCTCACGTCCTCGGCAATGGTGACGGGAAGGAAGGGCGCAGAGCGCTTCATCTCGGTCCGGGCGCGTTCGAGCGTTTCGTCGTCGAGATGGATCACCTGCCGCAGACGTTCGATCACCTCGTCCACATCGCCCGCGTCCTCGCGCACCAGGACGATCCGGTAGGAAGGCGCATTCTGCGCCAGCCGCAGGCCGTTGCGGTCGAAGACCTCGCCCCGGGTGGGCGGAATGAGCCGGATGTTTATGCGGTTTTCCTCGGCCAGAAGCCGGAACTGGTCGGCCTGGTCGACCTGAAGATAGCGCATCCGCGCGCCAAGGGCGCCGACGAACAGAAGCTGCGCCGCGCCCAGGACGGCGGCACGGCGGCTGATCGTGCGATGACTTGCTTCGGTTTCCGCGCGGCTGCGTCTCATGGGCTGCTCCTGTCGGCGCGTCGGTGACACATTACAGACGCCCTCTGGTCGCGTCCAGTTCGCCGGGCACCGCCTTGCGCACTCCCATCAGCCAATGCGTCGCCGCAGCGCATGGCGGGTAGCAAAGGATGGTCATCACCATGGCGAATAGCTGCAGGCCGGGCGCGGGACGCTCGGTAAACGTCACTGCCAGCGCCGTCCGGTAGGCAAGCGTGACGAAGGCGATGACGACGCAGACGGCGAACCATTCGCTGGCAAAGCCGGTGTCGCGCTGGCCCCTGAAACGCGGGCGGAGCCGCTCGCATCCGATCAGTGCCAGCGCGGCCCAGAGACCGGGGGGCCGCTGCAACAGGAAATCGGCCAGCAGGAACACCGTGGCAAGCGCCAGCGGGGGGACATACTCCGGCCGCCGCACGACCCATGCGCAGGCGAAGCCCAGCAGCAGGTCTGGCCCCGCCCAGCTGTGCGGCGAGGTGTCGAGCGGGAGAAGCAGGAAGAAAAGGATCGCGACGGCCAGAAGACCGAAGGCCAGCCGCATCGACCAGAGCCGGGTGAGCGAGAGTTCATTCATCGCCCTGCTCCGCGGCGACGGGCGGAAGTTCGGGGCCGATCACATGCGCGGTATCCGAGACCGGATCCGTGCCGTGATGGCGCAGGACGCGGAGGAATTCGAGACGCTCGAAATCCGCGGCGAGACGCACGCGCAGGCGCCCGCCCGGATCGGACGCCACCTGACCTATCAGAAGCCCCGCGGGGAAAACGCCGCCGTCTCCCGAACTCACGATCCGGTCGCCGGGCCGCACGAGGTCGCGGTTCTCGAGAAAGTCGATGGGCGGCGCGGCGGAATTGTCGCCGGCGATGATGGCGCGCTGGCCCGAGGGCTGGATCACCGCCGGGATCCTGCTGGAGGCGTCGGTCAGCAGGATCACCCGCGCCGTGTTCTGCGCCACTCCCGAGATCCGCCCCACGAGGCCGATTCCGTCCATCGTCGCCCAACCGTCCACCAGCCCGTCGCGGGCGCCGACATTCAGCAGCACGGATTGCCGGAACGGAGACCCGCTGTCGGCCATCACCACACCGGTGATGTAGGTCAGGCGCGGGTCGAGCCGGACGTTGTTGAGGTCCAGAAGCCGCGCATTCTCCTGCTCGAGCTGGAGCGCCGCCTCCTTCCAGGCCTGCATCTGGCGAAGTTCGGAACGCAGCTCTCGGTTCTGTTCCGCGAGGTTGCGGTAGCTCTGGAAGTCCCGCAGCAGGTTGATCGCGCCCGTGACCGGAGCCATTGCCCATGCGAAGCTCGGCACGAAGCGGTCGCTGACCTGCGCCCGGAACCTTTCCACGCGCGGGCTGTCGATGCGCCAGACCAGGAAGATGGCGAGCAGGCACAGGACGAGTACGCTCAGCAGCAGCCGCCGGAGCGGGCCGGCGTAGTCTGAACTTCCGGAACGATCCCTGGCCATTCTGTCGGGCCTCCTGGCCCCGGCAGTCGCTGGGCCGGGGCGGTGGGTCTAAGGTGTCTCGATCAGCTGTCGTAGTCTATGGCGTGGCGCAGCTGCTTCTCGTATTCCAGTGCCTTGCCGGTGCCGAGCGCGACGCAGTTCAGGGATTCGTCTGCGATCGACACGGCCAGTCCGGTCTGCTCGCGCAGGGCGAGGTCGAGATCGCCCAGCAACGCGCCGCCGCCGGTCAGCATGACGCCGCGGTCGACGATGTCGGCGGCAAGATCCGGCGGTGTCGTCTCGAGTGCGGTCATGACGGCCTCGCAGATCTGCTGCACCGGCTCGGCAAGCGCCTCGGCGATCTGGGCCTGGGTCACTTCGATTTCCTTGGGCACGCCGTTCAGAAGATCGCGTCCCCGGATCTGCATCGACGTGCCGCGCCCGTCGTCGGGCATGCGCGCCGTGCCGATCGAGGTCTTGATGCGCTCGGCCGTGGTTTCCCCTACCAGCAGGTTCTGCTGGCGGCGCAGATAGGAAATGATGGCCTCGTCCATGCGGTCGCCCCCCACACGGACGGACCGCGCGTAGACGATGTCGCCAAGCGAGAGCACCGCAACCTCGGTTGTGCCGCCGCCGATATCGACGACCATGCTGCCGGTCGGATCCGTGATCGGCATTCCGGCACCAATCGCTGCGGCGATGGGTTCGGCGATCAGCCCGGCGCGGCGCGCGCCCGCTGACAGAACGGACTGGCGGATTGCGCGCTTCTCGACAGGGGTGGCCCCGTGCGGCACGCAGACGATGATCTTGGGTTTCGAGAAGGTGGAGCGCTTGTGGACCTTGCGGATGAAGTACTTGATCATCTCCTCGGCGGTGTCGAAGTCGGCGATGACGCCTTCGCGCATCGGCCGGATGGCTTCGATGGAACCGGGCGTCCGGCCCAGCATGAGCTTGGCCTCTTCGCCCACCGCCAGCACCTTCTTCACGCCATCCTTGACATGGTAGGCCACCACCGAGGGCTCCGACAGCACGATCCCCCGCCCCTTCACGTAGACAAGCGTATTGGCGGTACCGAGGTCGATGGCCATGTCGGATGAGAACAAGCCACGGATTGAGTCGAGGAGGGACATGCGGTGAGGGGCCTTCTGCATAGCTCGATGCGGCCCGCGACTCTTCCGGAGGCAGGCTCAGAGGGGGTTATATGCATCAGAACGGGAAGGTGAAAGAGGTCATTCCCGTGACGTCAGCGCGATCCTGCCGCCGTGAACCGGCCTGACCGCCTCTGCGAAGCTGCGTCATGTTCGCGAAGATAGCCCAGTGCCGCGGTCCGGCACCGGCGGAAAAGGTCCGCCCCGCACGGCCCGCCCGAGAGGGCTGTGGCATTGATCAGCCCCTTGCAGATCGCGACGACATCCGCGGATTCCCGAAGGTTGGCGTCGGGCGCGATGCGTCGGCAGGCGGAAAGCACGAGCGCCGCGATTTCATAGGCCATGGCGTGCGTTTCCGCGTCAAGCGCAAGGTCCTTCTCGGCATGCTCGAGCTCGAGCGCGAGCCGGGGGCGCGAGAACTGGTGCGTCATGCCGGCGCGGATCAGGGCGTCCACCACATCTTCCGGGCTCTGTCCGCCGCTTGTGCGCAGGACGGCCCTCATGTCGTCAAGCAGTCCGGCGCGTGTGTCGCGCAGCAGGGACGCGAGGATCGCGGCCTTGTTCGGGAAATACTGGTACAGCGATCCGATGCTTACGCCTGCCCGGACGGCGATGCGGTTCGTCGTCAGCGAATCGCGACCCTCCTGCTCGAGAATGCGAGCCGCAGCTTCCAGTATCGCGGCCCGCGTGGCGCGGGATCGCTCCTGCCTGGGCTGTTTTCTTGGCTGGTTGGTCATCGCCGTCACCCTCCGGGGAATGCGAGTTGAGAACACGAGTAAATGCTCACAATCTGGCGCGCAAGCAACAACCGGGAGAAGAGCCATGAAGATCACCCTCTTTCTGCTGCTGAAGGCAGCGCCGTCCTGGCTGAGGCTGTCGCGCGCGGCGCGGCGCGAGATTTCGGAGGCGGCCCTCGCCGCCGTGCTGGGAAAGGGCGACGTTACCTTCCGCCATTTCGACGCCGAAGCCTTTCATGCGCAGATCAGCGATGTTGCGATGATCGAGGCGGATACGGCGGATGCGGCCTATTTCACCATCGAGAGGCTTCGGGACAGTGCGTTGATCGCCGACGAGTTCTTTTCGGTCGAGGGCATCATTCCCTGTTTCGAGAACGGTTTCCGGCAGTTCGAGGCGCAAGCCGCTGCTGCTGCCGATGCCGCCTGATCGCGGCCTCGCGGTCCCCGATCAGGCGGGCAAGGTGAACGGCCCGGTGCACCGTACATCGAGCGGGCACCGGGCGTCCTTGTCGCAAAAGGGTCAGCCGACATCCTTGTAGCTGATCTCGCGTCGGTCCGTTCCGGTCTTTTCGCGGCGCACGAAGAGCCGGTTCAAGGCATGGATGTAGGCAAGCGTCGAAGCGACCACGGTGTCGGTATTGGCAGACTGGCCGGTGACGATCCGCCCGTTCTCTTCCAGCCGGACTGAAACCGTCGCCTGCGCGTCGGTGCCTTCGGTGACCGCGCTCACCTGGTAGAGCTGAAGCCGCGCCTCGTGCGGGACCAGAGCCTTGACCGCATTGAACGCAGCGTCCACGGGGCCGTCGCCCGTGCAGCTTGCCGACTTCTCAGCCCCGTCGATCTCCATCACGATGTCCGCCTGCTGCGGGCCCTCGGTCCCGCAGACCACCTTGAGTGACCTCAGCTTCAGCCTGTCGCTCTCGGGATCGGTCGCGGTGCGCATGAGGGCAACGAGGTCGTCGTCGTAGACCTCCTTCTTGCGGTCGGCGAGTTCCTTGAAACGCACGAACACGTCCTTGAGCTGGTTGTCGCCCAGCTCGAAGCCGAGGTCGCGCAGCTTGGCCCGCAGCGCGGCGCGGCCCGAATGCTTGCCCATCACGAGGTTCGTCGCCGACAGGCCCACATCCTCGGGGCGCATGATCTCGAAGGTCTGGGCGTTTTTCAGCATCCCGTCCTGATGGATGCCGCTTTCATGCGCGAAGGCGTTCTTACCCACGATGGCCTTGTTGAACTGCACCGGAAAGCCCGACACCGCCGCGACCCGGCGCGAGATGTTCATGATCTTCGCGGTCTCGATCCGCGTCTGATACGGCATGATGTCGTTGCGCACCTTCAGCGCCATGACCACTTCCTCGAGCGCGGTGTTGCCCGCGCGCTCGCCCAGGCCGTTGATCGTGCATTCGACCTGGCGCGCGCCGGCTTCGACGGCCGCCAGCGAGTTCGCCGTCGCCATCCCGAGGTCGTTGTGACAGTGCGTGGCAAAGATGACGTCGTCTGCCCCGGGCACCTTCTCGATCAGCATGCGGATCAGTTCGGCGCTTTCGCGCGGTGCGGTATAACCCACCGTGTCGGGGATGTTGATCGTGGTTGCGCCCGCCTTGATCGCGATCTCTACCACGCGGCAAAGGTAGTCCGTCTCGGTTCGCGTCGCATCCATTGGCGACCACTGCACGTCCTCGCAGAGGTTGCGGGCATGGGTCACGGTCTCGTGGATCCGCTCGGCCATCTGGTCCATGTCGAGGTTCGGGATCGCCCGGTGCAGCGGCGAAGTGCCGATGAAGGTATGGATCCGGGGGCGTTTGGCGTGTTTGACCGCCTCCCAGCAGCGGTCGATGTCGGCGAGCTGCGCCCGGGCGAGGCCGCAGATCACGGCGTTCCGGCTTTGCCGCGCGATTTCCGAGACGGCGGCGAAATCGCCGTCGGAGGCGATGGGAAAGCCTGCCTCGATGATGTCGACGCCCATGTCGTCGAGCAGGCCCGCGATCTCGAGCTTTTCGGCGTGGCTCATGGTGGCCCCCGGCGACTGTTCGCCGTCACGGAGGGTTGTGTCGAATATCAGGACGCGGTCCTGCTGGGTGGTGTCGGTCATTGTGCTGTCTTTCCGATGTCTGCTGTCTGTCCGTGGCGCGCGGCGCAATCCTCTGAGCGGGCGCGCCGGGATGGCACGCTCAGAGGCGGCTTAGCAGCAGCAGGGCGCGCAGGGAGGCCGCACGGGACGTGCAGGTCAGGGTCAAGCTGTGTGCGGCCTTGGTCATGGGCCCACGTTATAGCGCCGACGCTCGGGATTGGAAGGCGTTTTCTGCGCCATCCGCCGGATCGCAGCCGGCATTGAAGCGGCCGGTCGCGCCGCTAGATCCCTGCCCGTGGCAGATGTTCTGATCATAGGGGCGTCCGGCGGTATCGGGTCCGCCATCGCTTCGGCCTGCGCGGAGCGGGGCGACCGGGTTGCCGGGCTGTCCCGGTCCGTCGATGGGCTGGATGTCACGTCGGAATCCTCGGTGTCGCATCACCTGGGCGCAATGGAGGGGCCATTCGATCTGGTTCTGGTGGCGACAGGCGCGCTCGAGATAGCGGGCGCGGAGCCCGAGAAGTCCATCAAGGCAATCCGGGCGCAGGCGATGCTCGACCAGTTTGCTCTGAACGCCGTCGGCCCGGCTCTGATCCTGCGGCATCTGCCTGACCTGCTTCCCCGGAAGGGTCGCTCCGTCGCTGCCTTCCTCTCGGCGCGGGTGGGGTCGATCGGGGACAACAGACTGGGGGGCTGGATCGGCTATCGAAGCGCGAAGGCCGCGCTGAACCAGATCGTGCGCACCGGCGCCATCGAGCTTTCGAGGTCCCATCCCGACGCGCTCTGCGTCGCGCTTCATCCGGGCACTGTGGCGACCGAGTTCACGCGAAAGTACCTCGGCAGGCATCCTTCCGTTTCACCCGAAGAGGCGGCGGAGAACCTTCTGCGCGTGATCGACTCGCTCGCGGCGCGGGACATGGGGCAGTTCTTCGACTGGGCCGGCAAGGCGGTTCCCTGGTGAGCCGCCTGGTCCTGGTGCTGGGCGATCAGCTTTCGACATCGCTGAGCGCGCTGACGGCCGCTGACAAGGCGCGCGATATCGTCGCGATGGCGGAGGTCGCGGACGAGACGGAATACGTCCGCCATCATCCCAAGAAGATCGCGCTGGTGCTGGCGGCGATGCGCAAGTTCGCCGCGGCGCTCAGGGCCGATGGTTGGGAGGTTCGCTATAGCGAACTCGACGACAGCGGGAACGCGGGCTCCATCGTGGGCGAGCTGTTGCGCCGGGCGGAAGAGACCGGGGCGGGCTCGGTTCTGGCGACGGAACCGGGGGAATGGCGGCTTATCGGAAAGCTGACCCATGCACCGATCAAGGTCGAGATCCTGCCGGACGACCGTTTCATCGCCTCCCATGGGGACTTCGAGGATTGGGCGCGCGGTCGCAAGGCGTTGCGGATGGAGTATTTCTACCGCGACATGCGACGCAAGACCGGCCTGCTGATGGAGGAGGACGGCGAACCGACCGGCGGCGCCTGGAACTACGACGCGCAGAACCGCAAGCGCCCGCCCAGGACAGTTGCCCATGACGGCCCGCCGGTCTTCGAGCCGGACGGCGACGTGGAGGCGGTGCTCGAGCTGGTCGAGGCGCGCTACGGCGGGAATTTCGGCGACCTGCGCCCCTTCGGCTTCGCCACGACGCGTGCACAGGCGCTCGACGTCTTACGGCATTTCATTGACCATGCCCTGCCGAATTTCGGCGACTATCAGGATGCGATGCTCGACGACCACCGCTGGCTCTATCACGCGATTGTCTCGCCCTATCTCAATCTCGGGCTTCTCGATCCGTTGGAGGTCTGCCGGGCGGTCGAGACCGCCTTTCGCGAAGGGAAAGCGCCGCTTAACGCCGCCGAGGGATTCATCCGCCAGATCATTGGATGGCGCGAATACGTGCGGGGGATCTACTTTCTTGAGGGACCCGATTACCCCGGACGCAACGCACTCGGGCACAGCCGCGATCTGCCCGCCCTGTACTGGGGCGGCGAGACGCGGATGCGCTGCCTCGGGCAGGCGGTGCGCCAGACGAAGGAAGAGGCATATGCCCACCACATCCAGCGGCTGATGGTGACCGGCAATTTCGCCCTGCTGATCGGGGCCGACCCGGCGCAGGTGCATGAATGGTATCTGGAGGTCTATGCCGATGCATACGAATGGGTCGAAAGCCCCAACACGGTCGGCATGAGCCAGTTCGCGGACGGCGGGATCATCGCGTCAAAGCCCTATGTCAGCAGCGGCGCCTATATCAACCGGATGTCCGACTACTGCGGCAAGTGCCATTACTCGGTAAGTCGCAAGACGGGCGAGGGGGCCTGCCCGTTCAACCTGCTCTACTGGCACTTCCTCGACCGCCACCGCGACAGGTTCGAACCGAACGGGCGCATGGCCAACATCTATCGCAACTGGGACCGGATGGAGGACGACCGCCGCGCCACGATGCTGGCGGAGGCGGAGACTTTCCTGGCTCGCCTCGACGCCGGAGAGGTCGTCTAGGGGGTCGTGTCCTGCAGGGGCGCGCGATATGCGCTGGCATCCCGCAGAAGTCCTGTCACATGCGGATCCTCTATCGCCAACGCCTCGAACTGGCGGGCGATGTTTTCGACATATTCGAAACTGCTGCCATACCAGCCGCTGCCGGTGGCGGCGAAGCGCACCTGTTCGCCGTAGGGCAGATCCGGATGGATCGAATGTGCCCCGTGGTCGGCCAGGAAGGTGAGGGCGCGGACCTGCTGATCGCCAAGGTCGACCGGAATGAAGGCGGGCGTATAGGTCGGCCCGAACTTCTCGCGTTTCCAGAGGTGGCGGGATTCCTCGTCGATCTCGTCCGAGGCGATGCGGAAGGCAAGCCCCTCGCAACCCGTCCCTTGGTCAAGCGCCGCCATCACCCCGGGTGCCTCGGGTGTGCCGCGCCAGCCGGAGACATCCTTGAAGATGAAGCGGCGTGCGTGCTCGGGCGCATAGGCCCGGCGCACCTCGACAAAGCGCAGCGCCGGGTCCCACATGAGCGATCCGTAGGCGAAGACCCAGAGGTCGTCGAGCTCGCGCCCGGCCAGCGTCTCGCGGCGCGACGCCTCGCGCATTTCATCGGAGTCGACCATCTCGGGTTGCAGGCCGCGGGCGCGCAGCTCGACCTGAAGCTCCTCGGGGTCGAAATGGCGGAAATACGAGGTCAGCGGATCCGCGATGCGCCTGCGCAGTTCGGGATGCCGCGAAAACGGGTCGCGGTCCCCGGCGGGCCATGGCCGCTGCGCTTCAACGCTCATCCGCAACGCTCCTGCCTGCTCCGGCAACGTGCGGGATTCCCGCCTGTTCTGCGGATCGTCAAAACCTTGCCGGCGGATCTGCCGGGCCGTCTCAGCCGTCCTGCTTGAGCGCGCCGTTGTTCCAGGTCCCCGACCTTTCCTCGCCCGTGGCGTAGCGCATCGTACCCGTGCCCTGACGCTTGCCGGCCTTGAAGCCGCCTTCGTAGACATCGCCGTTGGCATAGGTCGCCACGCCCTGTCCCTCGAATTCTCCGTCGACCCAGTCACCTTCGTAGACAAAGCCAGAGGCCATCACGATCTTGCCCTTGCCGCTGCGCTTGCCGGCCTTGAAACCGCCCTCGTAAACTGTTCCGTCGGGGAAGCTCGCCTTGCCCTGACCCTCGCGCTGTCCATCGACCCAATCGCCCTCGTAGCGGTATCCGTTCGCGAAGGTCATCGTTCCCTTGCCGTGGTTGCGCGCGTCCCTGAAGCCGCCCTCGTATATCACCCCGTTGGCATAGGTGGCCTTGCCCGTGCCGTCGATCACGCCGTTCTTCCAGCCGCCCTCATAGGTGGATCCGTCCGCATAGGTGATGAGGCCGTTGCCGTCGGCCAGCCCAGCCCGGAATGCGCCAACATAGACAGAGCCGTCGGGATAGGTGACCTTGCCCTGCCCCTGGCGTTCGCCCTCGACCCACTCGCCCGTGTAGACATAGCCGTCGGTCGAGCGAAAGGATCCCTGCCCGTGACGCCGGTCCGCGCTGAAAGCACCCTCATAGACATCTCCGTTGGCGTAGGTGACCTTGCCCCTGCCCTCGCGCTTGCCCGCGACCAGCTGACCCTCGTAGATGTCACCATTGGGCTGGGTCAGCCTGCCCGACCCGTCGATCTGACCGTCGGTCCACTCGCCCGAGTAGACGAGCCCGTCCGGCATGGTCAGCTTGCCCGTGCCCGCCCGTTTCCCACCGCGGATCTCGCCCTCGT encodes:
- a CDS encoding MORN repeat-containing protein, yielding MFFAALLLPHSVAAQDGQILTKQYDDGGVYEGTFKGGVQHGLGTYKLPSGYEYSGEWVDGEIKGQGKAHFPDGSIYEGTFAKGKPEGFGKITFADGGTYEGEWAAGAITGQGVAVYANGVRYEGSFRNAKYQGKGVMSVPGGYEYKGDWVDGVEEGAGVITYPDGTVYEGEIRGGKRAGTGKLTMPDGLVYSGEWTDGQIDGSGRLTQPNGDIYEGQLVAGKREGRGKVTYANGDVYEGAFSADRRHGQGSFRSTDGYVYTGEWVEGERQGQGKVTYPDGSVYVGAFRAGLADGNGLITYADGSTYEGGWKNGVIDGTGKATYANGVIYEGGFRDARNHGKGTMTFANGYRYEGDWVDGQREGQGKASFPDGTVYEGGFKAGKRSGKGKIVMASGFVYEGDWVDGEFEGQGVATYANGDVYEGGFKAGKRQGTGTMRYATGEERSGTWNNGALKQDG